Proteins encoded together in one Calditrichota bacterium window:
- a CDS encoding PEGA domain-containing protein: MIDHSEEQRLRDLVRRELEAREELKSKEKSTEVKLTTIDELERKRIIDEEIQKFYRARGDYKQIENEDGELEWITEEEADERDKQIPVDIEELEVGQRQVRNNILLISLMVFVGVVLMFLALQQRHGNIQVHSNIEGATIVLDGVPTEFKTDNVLKDLTPGTHIISVAKNGFGIVGEAARRVELKPGAEEVLVFTLAPKERQINGQAEN; the protein is encoded by the coding sequence GTGATAGATCACAGCGAAGAGCAACGCTTGCGTGACTTGGTTCGCCGCGAACTTGAAGCGCGCGAGGAACTCAAGTCCAAAGAAAAATCCACCGAAGTCAAGCTGACGACGATTGACGAGCTTGAACGCAAGCGTATTATCGATGAGGAGATTCAGAAATTCTATCGGGCACGCGGGGACTACAAGCAGATTGAAAATGAAGACGGCGAGCTTGAGTGGATCACTGAGGAAGAAGCCGACGAACGCGACAAACAAATTCCTGTCGACATCGAAGAGCTTGAAGTCGGACAACGGCAAGTAAGAAACAATATTCTTTTGATTTCGTTGATGGTTTTCGTGGGGGTCGTGTTGATGTTTCTGGCTCTTCAGCAGCGGCACGGCAATATCCAAGTTCACTCCAATATTGAGGGCGCTACGATTGTACTCGACGGTGTGCCGACCGAGTTCAAGACGGACAACGTGCTAAAAGACTTAACACCGGGAACCCATATTATCTCCGTGGCGAAAAACGGATTTGGGATTGTCGGAGAAGCTGCCCGTCGCGTCGAGTTGAAACCCGGAGCGGAAGAAGTTCTCGTCTTTACGCTTGCGCCGAAGGAAAGGCAGATAAATGGACAAGCCGAGAATTGA